In Clostridium thermosuccinogenes, the genomic stretch TGCCAAACTTTAAGCGTCTTAAAATCCCTTATGACTAAACCATTGCTCATTTAGATTCATCCTTTCAAATATTAGATTTTCCCACATTATACGGATTGTTAAGCGTAAGTCAAATTTTTATACTAGAATTTTTTATAAAATTATTTCAAATAGTTAAAAGGCTTAAGGAGTTTTATAATGCATAATTAGTCCTTAACATTTGCACTTAGGATTAATATCCTAACATGATTTTTGACGCTTAAAAGTATATTAAAGCATTGTTATATCAATGAATTGGGGGGATTTACTAAATACATATATAATTTAGAGAAGGGTAAAGTGATAAGGAGGAAGAGGATATAGGATATAAAGAAAAACAAAAATACTTGACTTTGTAATAGATGATTTACTATAAAGAATTGTCTTTTATAATAAGGTATTTTATATAAGTTGACATTATATACCTCCGTTAAGATAAATTCCTACGCTTACCTTATTAACAGGTAAGCAATTTTTTTATTGTAGAAATACTTGAAATTATAAAAAGTGATTTATTAAAAGAACTATAACGAACTAAACCACAAGATTGGAGGAATTGTTATGAGAAACAGGATTTTATTAGGCCTTGATAATGGTAACAAATGTACAAAAACAAGTGAAGGTTATATTAGCGAATCAGGTTTTACTAAATCAAATACTGAACCAATTTCATCAAGCAATCTTTTAATTTATGAAGGTAAATTTTATAGCATCGGAGGCCAGAGGTTAAGTGTTCAAATGGACAAGACAATCAACCAGGATGCTTTCATCCTATCGTTACCTGCAATTGCAGATGCGATAAACAAAGCACAAGTAGAAGGTGAAGTAGATGTAATCCTGGGTGTAGGGCTTCCGATTGTCAATTATGGAATTCTTAAAAGAAAGTTTCGGGAATATTTTTTAAAGCAGAATATAAAGTTTAATTTTAACAAAAAGAATTATGCAATCAATATAGTTGATTGCCGTACTTATCCTCAAGGGTATTCCGCATTAATAACGGTGTTTAACAGTTACAAAAACCTTCTATGCAATGTTATTGATATTGGTGGATATACAATTGATTTCTTCAGGGTAGAGAATGGAATAATTGATATTAAATCATGCTACTCACTTCCCGATGGAATCATTACATTAATTGCAAATGTTCAACAGGAACTATTAAAAATGAACATCAGACTTACTGAAGGACAAGTACAGGATATAATAGCAGGCAAAGAACCAGTAATTTTTGAAGTAGACGTTAAAGAAATGGTCGAAGTATTTGCAAAAGACTACACAGAAAATATATTATCGAAAATCCAAGAGTATGGGTTTGAATTTCGGAACGCTACTGTTTTTACTGGCGGGGGAAGTATGTTACTAAAGAGATACATCGAAGAATCCAGTAGAGTAAAATATGCGGATTTTCTTGACCAGTTTGCCAATGCACGTGGTTATAAGATTCTACTTGAGCAGGAATTAAGAAGGTGATACTATGGCAACAAAACGGATAAATTTGTCTTTTTCTTTAGATAGAGAGGATGATGTGAAGGTATATAACATACTTTCTGCACAAAAGTATAAAACAGATTATGTAATTAAGGCGGTGTTAAGTTATATAGGAGAAAGGGATAAGGGTTTTGATAAGGAAAAAATAAAGGAGGCTGTGAAAGAAGCGATAGCGGAATGTGGAGGAATTACCACAGAAAACAAGGGAAAAGAGAATAATAGTTGCGTCGAACATGAATTACCTAACGAAATATTTAATATGTTCGATAATCTATAACCATTATGAGCAGGGAAGTTTCAGACTTCCTGCTTTTTTCTTAGATAATATATATGTAATAAATAGGCAATGGGTTACAAATTTCCTTAGGTTGTTTTTACCATTTTCTCCTCGCCCCTTATCACTTATGTCCTAACAGGAGGTTCCAAAATGAACTGGAATAAAAAGTAAGGTACTACAAGGAACTATAGTTTGATGGATAGTTGAAATATAAAGACAGACTCTTTACAAATAACATTGCTATATGATATTCTTAAAACACATTCTGGGGAATGTAGTTGGTAAACGGGCAAAATAGGGGAAGAGATTGCTTTATTGCAGTTTCTTTCCCTATTTTGTATAAAAAGCAATTCTCTTTTCAGGAGTATGAAGTGTAAAACACGATTTTAGAATCGATATCCTTTATATAGAAAACTAATAAGAATCAATTCTTAGAAACCATTCTTTTTACATTAGAAACAGAGCAAATAAGTAGGTTTTTAATAGGGAAAAGGAGTTAGAAACGGTTTTGAGGGTTATGGGGTGAAAAAGTGATTCTAAAAAAGCAGGTGTAGGGGGATAATAGGTTAAAGGGGATAGGGGGCTTGGAATTAAAAACTGCATTGATAATAACTATTAAAGCATTAAATTTTCTTATCCATTAAATCTTATCAAAATCTATAAAAAGACTCTATTAATAACTTAGGTTGTACTATATAATAGTAAATAGACATTCTTGGCAAAATGTAGCACAATATTGCGTGTATCCTTTGGTAGTGTCAAAAGACTTATGAAAAACGTTTGTTCGGGTGAATGATTTTCATCCTCTGGCAAAATTATAATCTGCGTCCTTGAATTTTCGTCAAGGCTGAAATGAACGGGCTTCCAGCCCGGCCTTGACAAAAATTCAGACGCAGATTAAGGGGGTTTTCAAGAGGATGAAAGTTAAAATCTGACAAAATCAGGGGGGTAGTAGGGTCGAAACTATCTAGGCCTTGGTAATAAAGCGTTTGAAGCATTTTAAGGGTAAAAACTTTTGACACTACCTATCCTTTATGAGGTGAAAAAATATGAAAACTATAGATAACGAACTATATAGTTAAAATTATCCTGTGCAATTTTCCTCCGAAGCCCTTACAATATAGGGCAGGGGGAATGTATAATGGGTAGAAAATGTGTTGAGGTTAAATCACTTTATGGATTAACGATAGATGACTTAAATTTAATAGCCAATAGTTCTGACAGTAATTATACCAGAGACGTCGTCAAAGCTGTAATCATGAGGCATAAGGGTATCCATACGCAGGTTATTGCAGATACCTTGAGTAAATGTAACGCAACCATTGTGTCATATATCAACAACTGGAACGATAGCGGTATTGCTTGCATCGCCGACCTGCGGGGCGGCAATATTGAAAGTACTGTCACCGATGAAATGGTAGAGGATATCCGCAATATAGTTACCAGTAAGAGTCCTCATGAGTTCGGCTATGAACAAAACCGGTGGAACGCCAAGTTGTTAGTCAGGTATGTAGAAGACCACTGGGGAAAAGAATATTCCGACACCTGGATCCGTAAAATACTGGCTAATCTTGGTTTCTCGTACAAAAGGGGTGTTTATAAACCGAGCAAGGGAGACCCAAAGCTTCAGGAAAGCTTTAAAAAAAATGTCAGTTGTATTGGATATAATTGAGCCTTTAGGAGATGTCTCCCTGTGGTGTCAGGATGAAACCAGTAAAAGGCTCGAATCCAACAACTTTTATTCCTGGAGTCCTGTAGGCAAACCTACAGAAATTGAGTGTAACGGCTGTCATAAGGGCATCAATATCATTGGAGCTACGGAAGTACTGAATCATATGGGTTTTGTGTACGATGTATACTCCAAAAAAGAAGGCTCTTTGACAGCAGCTCATGTGGTCAAATATATGGAGCGTTTACTGGACTATGATAAAGCAAGAGGGATTTCTACCACCTTTGTCCAGTGGGATAATTCTCCGATTCATAAAGGCCCTTTGATACAAGAGTTTGTTGAGGCTCATAAAAGTGATTTAATAGTGTTGCATCAACCTCCTTATTCTCCACACCTGAATCCTCAAGAGGAGATGTGGCACTGGATGAAAAACTTTATTGCACAAGCCTCTGCTGTAAAGAACGAACAGGAACTATTGCATTTAGTAAATCGTTTTGAGGCATATATTAAAGCTCATCCTGATGAGGTTAGGCATCGGCTATATGCCCGGAACTACTTTCCATGATTGCCAATTTGGCAATTGTAGGCTTTAATGTTCGTTATCTATAAAAGCAAAACAATTATTATAGCAGTATTTTTAATAATACCTTTGATACTGTTTTTATCAAGTTATATGGGTTTCCGCAGTCAAAAAATCAATAATGAGCACTTAGAAAGTTTCAAAAATAACCTTATGGCAACTATCCAGCAAAAATCATATTTTGATATGAAAAATATAACTCATTTTGAATGGGAGAGAATGTATATTATACGACCTTATACCAGCAGAACAGAAATGCAAAAAATAGTAGGAACAAAATGGACCACTGCCGATACATATATTGGTTATCTGATATTTGATAAAACCTGGCTCGGAGAGCATCCACTGGATGATGACATATTTCAAAAATTAGTTTTTGTGAAAGATAATAAAGTAGTTTTGGATGTTACGCTCGACAGAAGCGATGTAGATTTTACACAAATTAATAGTCCTGTTATAAATGATAATGTCTTATTTGACATTGATAAAACAGATGGAAGAAATATTATTAAAATAAGTAAGCAATAGAGAATACGATGCTTTCGTAAAAAAGAGAATGTTTGGAGTGAATAAGGTATGAAAAAAGAAAAATCAATAAAGATGATTACTATATTTACTGTTATATGTGCTTTAGTAGCATTTATCAGTTTATTTTCCAGTTATCTGCTGTCATTATATTTATCTCATAAATTCAATATAGATACAAGAGATGCTGGTTCAATAGGAATTATAGGCGGTGCAGATGGACCAACAGCAGTTTATTTGTCAGGTCAGTCTTCTTCGCACTTGTTTACTGCAATCTTTGCATTGCTAACAATATTGGGATTCATATATCTAGTTGTTATCAAATATAAGAAAAATCATAATTAATCCAGAATCAGTTATTTATCAGGAGCAAAGATGTAACAACAGGTTTGTTTGTACAGAAAAGATAATATAACATATTATATAAAAAGGCTTTCCAGTCAAAACTGAAAAGCCATAAGATTATTAATCAGATAACCATTTATCCAGATATTTTATCATCTCACTTACATCTGGATAATGCTGTGAGAATCTTTCAGGTGCCAGTTCGGGCACTCTATCTGACAATTTATTCAGCAATTCCTTTAATTCATTCAGTAAATCTATCCCGTCGTTGTAGTTATAATGGTAAACAGTTTCAAGTATGTCAAGGTAATATTCGGCATCCTGATATTCCCTTGAGTCTTTACCAAAGTTCTTGTCTATTGCAGAAAGTATATTCTTAATTTCTTGTTTTAAATTCTTGGCTTTCATATAACCACGTCCTTTCATTTGATTTTAAACAGAATACAGAATTATGGTTTGTAAAGTCAAGTTTTTTTGAATAAAAATAAGTTTTAAAGATTACGGCTCATTAAAAAGGAATACTGACATCGTCATATATAGGGGTGAAGTTGCCATCATCCAGTACAGCGGTGATAGGGGCTATACCAGTTGAAGACTGGTGACTTTCATTTTTGGGGATGTAATCCCAAACATCAAAATCTTCATTTCTTATTATATTGCCTACAATAGCCGCAATCTGTTTTTTGGAACATTCGTTGTCTATTTTCTTAATTAAATCTAACAGTACTTACGCAAAACAAAATGATCCTTGAAAAATAAAGATTTCACGCACTTAATTTGTCCCAAATGGTTGTTGCGAGAGGATTTGAGACAGTATTTACCTCTTTACCTGTCCGGTCTTTGGATGTTACATTAATAATGTACACAATACCGTTGACTTTAACCTGGACAATGTCCTGCAGGAAGCTGATGGTTTCACCCATGGTATTCAAATTATTCTGTATCTGCAAAATCTGCACGAATACAGAAGTTATGAACACCAAGGAGAAGTGACCCTCAAGTTTTCTAATAGACCGGACTTGAACTTTTTCAAAGTTCAGAAACTGCTTGATGTCTCTGAAGAATACTTCAATGTCCCAACGGCAAAGGTATTTCTTGAGGATGTCTTGAGCAGCTACACCGGGCAAGTCAGTAATGATAAATCTGGTGTTTTGGATAGATGCGTTATAGCCGTTTTTGACTATTGCCATCATGGTGTTACCCACACCAGGTAAGATTACCGATAAAGCCTTGATGTAGAAGCCTGTACCGGGGTAGTACCTGTACTGTTTCTTGCTAAACAGCAGGCTTATGGTCTTAACGTTAAAGTTAACCCTGTTGTTGTACAGCACTTTGCGGTTATTCTTTATCATGCAGACATAGTGGTAACCGCACTCTGAGAGCTTTTGCAGGAGCTCTTTACAGGAATACCAGGTGTCGAATGTGACGTATTCGGCAGCCAAACCAAATTTGTGGGCGAAGGATATCATACGTATGGCTAGTTCAACCTTGGTATGATATTCTTCACACTTTTCTTCCGGTTTCCATATCCGAAACGCCACGGGGATTTTAATCCAACCATTAGACCATAGAAGGACTACAATGTGCATTCCCCAGACATACCGATTATTTGTGTGATCGTATACATAAGATGTCGGGAAAATGCTCTTGCCGAAAGGCTTCCTGATAATCACATCATCGATGATCAAATATCCAAGACCAGCCGTTTGTGACTGTATTGCCTGGATGAACAGGATCATGATATTTGTGTTATTAATAGAAAGCAACGGCAGCAGCCTTGTTATGGCATCATGGGATACCCAGTACAGCTTCTGCGCAATATATGTTGCTGTAGGATTATTAAACAGGATTATACCCATACATGCTGCAACGAAGACCAGTGTATACTTCTCAGGGAACAAAAACTTATCCAAATTGAACTTTCTCACCAGTTCAGTAATAATATCGTGAATG encodes the following:
- a CDS encoding transposase, translated to MSVVLDIIEPLGDVSLWCQDETSKRLESNNFYSWSPVGKPTEIECNGCHKGINIIGATEVLNHMGFVYDVYSKKEGSLTAAHVVKYMERLLDYDKARGISTTFVQWDNSPIHKGPLIQEFVEAHKSDLIVLHQPPYSPHLNPQEEMWHWMKNFIAQASAVKNEQELLHLVNRFEAYIKAHPDEVRHRLYARNYFP
- a CDS encoding transposase; this translates as MRSTKNCISDITVAKHGIHDIITELVRKFNLDKFLFPEKYTLVFVAACMGIILFNNPTATYIAQKLYWVSHDAITRLLPLLSINNTNIMILFIQAIQSQTAGLGYLIIDDVIIRKPFGKSIFPTSYVYDHTNNRYVWGMHIVVLLWSNGWIKIPVAFRIWKPEEKCEEYHTKVELAIRMISFAHKFGLAAEYVTFDTWYSCKELLQKLSECGYHYVCMIKNNRKVLYNNRVNFNVKTISLLFSKKQYRYYPGTGFYIKALSVILPGVGNTMMAIVKNGYNASIQNTRFIITDLPGVAAQDILKKYLCRWDIEVFFRDIKQFLNFEKVQVRSIRKLEGHFSLVFITSVFVQILQIQNNLNTMGETISFLQDIVQVKVNGIVYIINVTSKDRTGKEVNTVSNPLATTIWDKLSA
- a CDS encoding sodium ion-translocating decarboxylase subunit beta, with protein sequence MKKEKSIKMITIFTVICALVAFISLFSSYLLSLYLSHKFNIDTRDAGSIGIIGGADGPTAVYLSGQSSSHLFTAIFALLTILGFIYLVVIKYKKNHN
- a CDS encoding helix-turn-helix domain-containing protein codes for the protein MGRKCVEVKSLYGLTIDDLNLIANSSDSNYTRDVVKAVIMRHKGIHTQVIADTLSKCNATIVSYINNWNDSGIACIADLRGGNIESTVTDEMVEDIRNIVTSKSPHEFGYEQNRWNAKLLVRYVEDHWGKEYSDTWIRKILANLGFSYKRGVYKPSKGDPKLQESFKKNVSCIGYN
- a CDS encoding ParM/StbA family protein; this encodes MRNRILLGLDNGNKCTKTSEGYISESGFTKSNTEPISSSNLLIYEGKFYSIGGQRLSVQMDKTINQDAFILSLPAIADAINKAQVEGEVDVILGVGLPIVNYGILKRKFREYFLKQNIKFNFNKKNYAINIVDCRTYPQGYSALITVFNSYKNLLCNVIDIGGYTIDFFRVENGIIDIKSCYSLPDGIITLIANVQQELLKMNIRLTEGQVQDIIAGKEPVIFEVDVKEMVEVFAKDYTENILSKIQEYGFEFRNATVFTGGGSMLLKRYIEESSRVKYADFLDQFANARGYKILLEQELRR